Genomic window (Culex pipiens pallens isolate TS chromosome 3, TS_CPP_V2, whole genome shotgun sequence):
CGAAAGAAACGACGACTGTTGGTATCCAACTGATCCACGAAGCGAAAAAAATCACCGGGCTCCAGGCGGGACTTGAACCCGCGGGTTCAAGTCCCGCCTGGAGCCCGGTGATTTTTTTCGCTTCGTGGATCAGTTGGATACCAACAGTCGTCGTTTCTTTCGAATGTCGTCCCTAAAGTAAAAATCGGAGACATGTCGTTAGTGTCGatacaaaacaataataaaaatccaTTGCAGTAATGCGAACCGTTCCGAGCAAGAAACGGGAGCCCATGCCTCGAAAGGGATAACAAGCAGCAAACCCCGCTGTGATCTTCCTGGATGAAGCCATAGTCTCACTCTTCCTGCTCAGCGGCATTCGCCAGAAAgagacgacgatgatgacgataCCGACTGAACACAAAGCGATCTAAGTCTACTGTTCTCAGGCTGGAAAAGATACCAAATTGTCACACGTAGCACTAAGGTGGCTTGAGACATCTAGAATCTCAAGGGCCTCAGTGGTACAATTGGCAGTGCGTCTCAGTACTAATGAGGAGGTTGCGGGTTCAAGTCCCGCCTGGAGCCCGGTGATTTTTTTCGCTTCGTGGATCAGTTGGATACCAACAGTCGTCGTTTCTTTCGAATGTCGTCCCTAAAGTAAAAATCGGAGACATGTCGTTAGTGTCGatacaaaacaataataaaaatccaTTGCAGTAATGCGAACCGTTCCGAGCAAGAAACGGGAGCCCATGCCTCGAAAGGGATAACAAGCAGCAAACCCCGCTGTGATCTTCCTGGATGAAGCCATAGTCTCACTCTTCCTGCTCAGCGGCATTCGCCAGAAAgagacgacgatgatgacgataCCGACTGAACACAAAGCGATCTAAGTCTACTGTTCTCAGGCTGGAAAAGATACCAAATTGTCACACGTAGCACTAAGGTGGCTTGAGACATCTAGAATCTCAAGGGCCTCAGTGGTACAATTGGCAGTGCGTCTCAGTACTAATGAGGAGGTTGCGGGTTCAAGTCCCACCTGGAGCCCGGTGATTTTTTTCGCTTCGTGGATCAGTTGGATACCAACAGTCGTCGTTTCTTTCGAATGTCGTCCCTAAAGTAAAAATCGGAGACATGTCGTTAGTGTCGatacaaaacaataataaaaatccaTTGCAGTAATGCGAACCGTTCCGAGCAAGAAACGGGAGCCCATGCCTCGAAAGGGATAACAAGCAGCAAACCCCGCTGTGATCTTCCTGGATGAAGCCATAGTCTCACTCTTCCTGCTCAGCGGCATTCGCCAGAAAgagacgacgatgatgacgataCCGACTGAACACAAAGCGATCTAAGTCTACTGTTCTCAGGCTGGAAAAGATACCAAATTGTCACACGTAGCACTAAGGTGGCTTGAGACATCTAGAATCTCAAGGGCCTCAGTGGTACAATTGGCAGTGCGTCTCAGTACTAATGAGGAGGTTGCGGGTTCAAGTCCCGCCTGGAGCCCGGTGATTTTTTTCGCTTCGTGGATCAGTTGGATACCAACAGTCGTCGTTTCTTTCGAATGTCGTCCCTAAAGTAAAAATCGGAGACATGTCGTTAGTGTCGatacaaaacaataataaaaatccaTTGCAGTAATGCGAACCGTTCCGAGCAAGAAACGGGAGCCCATGCCTCGAAAGGGATAACAAGCAGCAAACCCCGCTGTGATCTTCCTGGATGAAGCCATAGTCTCACTCTTCCTGCTCAGCGGCATTCGCCAGAAAgagacgacgatgatgacgataCCGACTGAACACAAAGCGATCTAAGTCTACTGTTCTCAGGCTGGAAAAGATACCAAATTGTCACACGTAGCACTAAGGTGGCTTGAGACATCTAGAATCTCAAGGGCCTCAGTGGTACAATTGGCAGTGCGTCTCAGTACTAATGAGGAGGTTGCGGGTTCAAGTCCCGCCTGGAGCCCGGTGATTTTTTTCGCTTCGTGGATCAGTTGGATACCAACAGTCGTCGTTTCTTTCGAATGTCGTCCCTAAAGTAAAAATCGGAGACATGTCGTTAGTGTCGatacaaaacaataataaaaatccaTTGCAGTAATGCGAACCGTTCCGAGCAAGAAACGGGAGCCCATGCCTCGAAAGGGATAACAAGCAGCAAACCCCGCTGTGATCTTCCTGGATGAAGCCATAGTCTCACTCTTCCTGCTCAGCGGCATTCGCCAGAAAgagacgacgatgatgacgataCCGACTGAACACAAAGCGATCTAAGTCTACTGTTCTCAGGCTGGAAAAGATACCAAATTGTCACACGTAGCACTAAGGTGGCTTGAGACATCTAGAATCTCAAGGGCCTCAGTGGTACAATTGGCAGTGCGTCTCAGTACTAATGAGGAGGTTGCGGGTTCAAGTCCCACCTGGAGCCCGGTGATTTTTTTCGCTTCGTGGATCAGTTGGATACCAACAGTCGTCGTTTCTTTCGAATGTCGTCCCTAAAGTAAAAATCGGAGACATGTCGTTAGTGTCGatacaaaacaataataaaaatactctggatatatttatttttaaatttttgccatCCCCTTTGTTCTAGTTCAAACATTAatcacgtagacacttttttggaaattctagaaacattgaatttttaacaaatttggaCTCTATGAAACGGATTGAAGTAcagaacttttaaatttttgtcttcCCTTCCtttaaaattggtctgaaaaatcagagggcaaaaaaatattttttcaaaaacttcaaaatttcaattcaaatttagatgctatcagctgaaatcaatttaaaatgcattcccctgcgtttagaatcattttaagcatgtttgggtagatttaaaaatcctttgaatttttgaaaattttccatgtttattatcgcaaatttttttttcgtcaaatattacattattttttttaaactaatgattgcaaaacaactgaactagtgtaaaatgcattttaaaacactttatgcattcaaatattgaaaccatggcttgttatttcaatatttatatttttttatatatattatgAAAGCAGAGAGCAGGTATAAAACtcagaataaaacaaaaactttacaaAATAAATGGGTTGTAACTAACATGCTGAAAATAAATAAGGAATTCATAAGACAAGAGAATTAAAGTTTTACGTAAAACATAAGTAGCTTAAAATGACCTCCAAAACACGTTAATAAAAGAAAAGTGCAGTATACTTGAATGTTCGGATTTCAAATCAACCTACGCCAACTTTCAATtcggttaattatttttattcaacagCAAATAAACTAATAGAATCGTACTCCTTATCGCTCTAACTAAATGAGGTACATTCACGCACACATCATCGCAATCACACTCTGCAATCCTGTCTCGTGCACTCTCGGTCGTTACAATCTTCCACCGGCGCGGGTCGCGCATCGCGGGATGTCCTTCCGTGTCGGTCAGCGTCGGTAACCTAGCAAGTTTCTCGTGTTCAAACCTCAACGGAACGAGGTCCAGCGCGCGCGCGTCGCTTCCAATCGTGGCAGGAGCAGTAAAATTAAGCTTCTTTTAGTGGTCCACACGATTGGATTGAAGAGCTTCCCCCTTCGGAAGAAGCCTTGTCGCTAAAGTAAGTGATTTAAATGCGATTCAAACGAGCCTTCTCCGGCGGGGGTCGTCAACTTGGGCATCAGATTCTAACGTCGTTTCTCAAACTCGGTCTCGCGCACACGGAACGAATACACACATCTTAACTCCTAACTTTTCTTAAGCTGTAAATTGTCTCAGAGTCGAATCTCGACCAGTTCTCCCCGCCTCGTCGGATGTTTGACGCGGATGGACTTGGACCTGCCGGTGGAGAACGCGGCCCGATTCTAATCGATTTTGGCCAGAATGTCCGACTCGCGGAACAGATGGTACTCCTTGGCGTCGCCGAGGTCCACCTTGGTGCCACCGTACTCGGGCAGCAGCACCTTCTCGCCGACGGTCACTCCGAGCGCGACGTGCTGGCCAGTTTGGGCGTTGCGGGCTCCGGGTCCGACCGCGATCACCGTTCCCTCCAGCACCTTCGACTGGGCCTTCTCCGGCAGCACGATGCCACCCTTGGTCTTGGTCAGGGCCTCGGCACGCTGCACCAGGACACGGTCCAGCAGCGGAATCAGACGACGGGAAGCCTGCGGGTGGACAAACATAACCTCAATGTACACTGTTGTCAAGTGAGATGCTTCCAGAAGTGACAGCAAAACATGGACCGGGGAGTTACGTAACATGATTGACTTGGAAATGTTGAAATCAACCGAATTTTGAGATAAAATCACCCATCTTTGATAAATAACTACTAAATTTATCAAATCTATCATCACATCAAaccaaaataacttaaaattacCGAAAAACCTCAAGATTTCATCATCCACTAAAACTCAAACTCCACCCCGAAAAAAATGCCAAGAACCAAGCAAGTCAACTCACCATTTTTGCTCGAGAAATTTCACTGAACACAGTAGGCTGGAAGCGGCAGCAAGGATTGTCCTCGAGGATTCTCAATCACAGAAACTTCTCGAAACGCCGGGCAATCGACCGCACACTCGAAGGGAGATAATTTTGGGGGCGACCACGCTGGTTGGGCTCTGATTTGACAATGATGAGAGAAGGAGGAATTTtctcgagagaaaaaaaaagtttgacagcgcagtgttgccaaaaaaatggttgatgATGAAAAGGCCTGCACGGAAAAATAAATGTTGGTGTGGAATGGATTTTTTACTCACTTTTGACTTGAATGTTTGGTGTACTCATGGCGTGGGTACGGgcaaaagatttttgttcacgagaaaaaaaaaatcacgatcaGCGATGGAAATGTCGAAATGGTAGTCGAGATGGATCACAAACGGTCTTCTTAGACTTCAACTGACAGcgcaaaggaaaaaaatattcgaaatggTAACAAATATTACAGAGAAGATTTGCCAGTTCGAATGGAACTGCCTTCGAATTAGCGAATCAGAATTCGTTAAATTGGAACTTGATTGGAACAAccgacagctgtcaaaagcaaaaaacctgaaaaaaaacaatatgtaaaaacctctttttttaaataaaaccttGAAGACTAGTTTTAGAGCACgaaaatataattcaaaacaaatgataaaaaaaaaaacagaaaattggaCCAATACTTGCCAAGATATCATCAAATGAATTAACTCAATTGAACTCaggaaaatttatcaaaataagcTAAATTCAGTGGGTGGAATTTTGCGACAAGGTGTAACGGCGGAAGGGCGACCGACGCGGTCAATAAAACGCGATTTAGATTTACTTAATATAAAGCGCGTGTATTTACTTCGGTAACTTTTCAAGAAGTGAGGCGAAGTTAAGCTTCCCTCCAAACAGCGTTTGACAGCTAGCGCGTGCACTGGCGGCGCACTAAAGTGGGGGCACACGGGTTGCAAGGGGTTGCACACTCAATAGaaaattcatttcatttatAAATTCACAGACTAATTCAcagatattttgtaaatttgtatcaAGAATTTTGGTGATACTTTTTgctcgaaatttgttttttttttaaaataaaaattgctatTTGCTAATTTGGAAATCCCGAGATTGCCTTTCAAGGCCAAATCTCAAACTGAAAGCtcgaattttagtttttgctcgGAATGAAGTAAGAGGAAAAGGTAGAATAGAAAATGTcagtaaaaaatctaaaattttaatattcctgattcataaattctaaaaaaattataaaattaaaaacagaatttttgaattccagAATAGTAGAATATCAAAATATccgaattttaattttgggaattttacaatttcaaagcttcaaaattttagaaatttaaggatGTTTTCGaacatttgaaacttttgaaattcaaaaatttaaagaattttaggaaatttagaaatttttggaactttttaaaAGTTCCAGGAATCTtaggaattttaaattaaaaacaaaaatttaggaattctactAGTGTATGTATTGaggagttttaagaattttattttttttaggaatttcaaaaatttatcgaatgttattattttttagaatttaaaaatattagaaatttgtattattatttggaattttaagattttttgaaattttaggaatttctcgaatttctagagtttaaggaattttaagaatttttggattttctagaattttttgaattttaagagtttttataaattttaaaaatgtttaaaatgttagaaatTGTAGGATTGttaatgacatttttttgaatgtagaatttcaggaatttgaggaatttcatgattttttttgaattttagaggttttaggaattttagtaatttttattcTACTTattctatttttagaaatttaaagatttttaaaaattctagggattttttataatttttgaaatttaggatttttgagaaattttagagttttaggaattttaggattttttagaaatttaaagattttttttaattttaggatttttaaagatttttttaatttgttaattctAAGAACatcaaaagttgcattttttttattttaaggattttaaaagatttttagaaatttatatgATATGACTTTTcggattttgagaattttttaggaatttaaggattttagtgtgattttaggatt
Coding sequences:
- the LOC120429903 gene encoding 10 kDa heat shock protein, mitochondrial, with amino-acid sequence MASRRLIPLLDRVLVQRAEALTKTKGGIVLPEKAQSKVLEGTVIAVGPGARNAQTGQHVALGVTVGEKVLLPEYGGTKVDLGDAKEYHLFRESDILAKID